In Arthrobacter sp. SLBN-112, a genomic segment contains:
- a CDS encoding adenylate/guanylate cyclase domain-containing protein — translation MTDEDQQERVNSIDPGSAAVDTAAGFQGEPAAGDSRPVSEPPASEPAPPEAAADRHPATGAMSAERLAMKALEARLLGGERKLRRREVAAGAGLSLLSARKLWRALGFPNFGDDDVAFTERDQAALSTMVDLVRAGKLTEEAAISVTRAIGQMTDRMVVWQIEALVEDMVHEQGVTDAVARKRLVNELPALVDALEEVLVYSWRRQLNAGVQRLAVRAEAGLQASEEGREGDEDDAPLPLARAVGFADLVSYTSLSRRMNEKTLARLVQRFENKCAEIISVGGGRLVKTVGDEVLYIAETPAAGAEISLALAEAFTADEILPEARVAMVWGRILSRLGDIYGPTVNLAARLTTLADPGTVLVDSMTASALEHDERFVMIPQDPENVRGFGEIKPVRLTRGRGKGLVLD, via the coding sequence ATGACCGATGAGGACCAGCAGGAACGCGTCAACAGCATCGATCCCGGCTCCGCCGCCGTCGACACCGCCGCAGGATTCCAAGGCGAACCGGCTGCCGGGGACTCCCGGCCTGTATCGGAGCCACCCGCGTCCGAACCCGCACCACCGGAAGCCGCCGCGGACAGGCACCCGGCTACCGGCGCCATGTCTGCCGAACGCCTCGCCATGAAAGCCCTGGAAGCAAGGCTCCTCGGCGGGGAACGCAAGCTCCGTCGTCGTGAAGTGGCCGCCGGCGCAGGCCTCTCCCTCCTCTCCGCCCGCAAACTCTGGCGCGCCCTGGGGTTCCCGAACTTCGGCGACGACGACGTTGCCTTCACCGAACGCGACCAGGCGGCCCTGTCCACCATGGTGGACTTGGTCCGCGCCGGCAAGCTCACGGAGGAAGCGGCCATCTCGGTCACGCGCGCCATTGGCCAAATGACGGACCGGATGGTCGTGTGGCAGATCGAGGCCCTCGTGGAAGATATGGTCCACGAGCAGGGCGTCACGGACGCCGTCGCCCGCAAGCGCCTGGTCAACGAACTTCCCGCCCTGGTGGACGCACTCGAGGAGGTGCTCGTCTACTCCTGGCGCCGCCAGCTCAACGCGGGCGTCCAACGGCTCGCCGTACGCGCCGAGGCCGGCCTCCAGGCGAGCGAGGAGGGCCGCGAGGGCGACGAGGACGACGCCCCGCTGCCTCTGGCCCGCGCCGTCGGCTTCGCCGACCTGGTGTCCTACACCAGCCTGTCCCGGCGGATGAACGAAAAGACGCTGGCCCGGCTGGTCCAGCGGTTCGAAAACAAGTGCGCCGAAATCATCTCGGTGGGCGGTGGCCGGCTGGTCAAGACCGTGGGCGACGAAGTCCTCTACATCGCCGAAACCCCAGCCGCCGGCGCCGAGATCTCCCTGGCGCTCGCCGAAGCTTTCACCGCCGACGAAATCCTTCCCGAAGCCCGGGTGGCCATGGTGTGGGGAAGGATCCTGTCCCGCCTCGGCGACATCTACGGCCCCACCGTCAACCTGGCGGCCCGCCTGACCACCCTCGCTGACCCGGGAACCGTGCTGGTGGACTCCATGACCGCCTCCGCCCTGGAGCACGACGAGCGGTTCGTCATGATTCCCCAAGACCCGGAAAATGTCCGCGGTTTCGGTGAAATCAAACCGGTCCGCCTCACCCGTGGACGCGGCAAGGGCCTGGTCCTGGACTAG
- a CDS encoding PH domain-containing protein yields MRRSLVPGEQVIVTTRPQPRKLAGAAAAFVLAPALAAFASAWIIRGGAARVVPALGRQWTSWLVACCVLAAAAVWLGYCLPRLLRWQGTRYTLTSQRMVARYGVLNRRDQQVNLVSVRNLTVHESLLQRLVRSGNISLETGHQGVVTFPDVPEVARFRDFILDAIGELPDDTEARPGATYYPAGAFPEDMREGGRDDR; encoded by the coding sequence ATGCGTAGAAGCCTCGTTCCCGGGGAACAAGTTATCGTCACCACCCGCCCCCAGCCCAGGAAACTGGCCGGTGCAGCCGCAGCTTTCGTACTGGCGCCGGCGCTGGCAGCCTTCGCCAGCGCCTGGATCATCCGCGGCGGCGCTGCCCGGGTGGTGCCGGCCCTGGGCCGGCAATGGACGTCATGGCTCGTCGCCTGCTGCGTCCTTGCAGCAGCCGCCGTATGGCTGGGCTACTGCCTGCCGCGGCTGCTCCGCTGGCAAGGCACCCGTTACACCCTGACCAGCCAGCGGATGGTGGCCCGGTACGGCGTGCTGAACCGGCGCGACCAACAGGTGAACCTGGTGTCCGTGCGTAACCTGACCGTCCACGAATCCCTGCTTCAGCGGTTGGTGCGCTCCGGGAATATATCCTTGGAAACCGGGCACCAGGGCGTGGTGACCTTTCCTGACGTGCCCGAGGTTGCCCGGTTCCGCGACTTTATCCTCGACGCCATCGGGGAACTGCCGGACGACACTGAGGCCCGGCCGGGTGCGACGTACTATCCCGCCGGGGCTTTTCCGGAGGACATGAGAGAAGGTGGACGGGATGACCGATGA
- a CDS encoding biotin--[acetyl-CoA-carboxylase] ligase, which produces MDDAHVPGTPLNRMDLADQRFLSATGIPRIDVVDSTGSTNADLLRAVTVESAAWPDLSVLTAEYQTAARGRLDRRWEAPPLSSVSVSVVLRPVNADGRPLPTQSYSWLSLIAALALRETLLETAGIPAELKWPNDVLVRGRKIAGILAQLGPMADGNVPPVVLGTGLNVTLRERELPVPTATSVALEGARTTDRTALLKSYLAHFATLYRSFCNADGDPTAGLAGGPSLHKRVEAVMVTLGKQVRAQLPGDHEIIGHASRLDDYGSLLVVDRDAREHVVTAGDVVHLRPWTSPEEPGQGGYA; this is translated from the coding sequence ATGGATGACGCGCACGTACCGGGCACCCCCCTGAACCGAATGGACCTGGCAGACCAGCGTTTCCTCTCCGCCACGGGCATCCCCCGGATCGACGTCGTGGACTCGACCGGTTCCACCAATGCCGACCTCCTGCGGGCCGTCACGGTGGAAAGCGCAGCCTGGCCGGACCTTTCTGTCCTGACCGCCGAATACCAGACTGCCGCCCGGGGCCGGCTGGACAGGCGTTGGGAAGCGCCACCGCTGAGCTCGGTGTCCGTCTCCGTGGTGTTGCGTCCCGTCAATGCGGACGGCCGCCCGCTCCCTACGCAGAGCTACTCCTGGTTGTCACTGATCGCCGCCCTTGCGCTGCGCGAGACCTTGCTGGAGACCGCCGGCATCCCGGCCGAGCTCAAGTGGCCCAACGATGTCCTGGTGCGCGGCCGGAAGATCGCCGGCATCCTGGCCCAGCTTGGCCCGATGGCGGACGGCAACGTGCCGCCCGTCGTCCTGGGCACCGGGTTGAACGTCACCCTGCGTGAACGCGAACTCCCGGTCCCCACCGCGACATCGGTGGCGCTCGAAGGTGCCCGGACCACCGACCGCACCGCCCTGCTGAAGAGCTACCTGGCCCATTTCGCCACCCTCTACCGCAGTTTCTGCAACGCCGACGGCGACCCCACGGCCGGGTTGGCCGGCGGCCCTTCCCTGCACAAGCGGGTGGAGGCCGTGATGGTTACGCTCGGCAAGCAGGTGCGGGCACAGCTGCCCGGCGACCACGAGATCATTGGACACGCCTCCCGGCTGGATGACTACGGCTCCCTGCTGGTGGTGGACCGCGACGCGCGGGAGCACGTGGTGACCGCCGGCGACGTAGTGCACCTGCGGCCGTGGACATCACCGGAAGAACCCGGCCAAGGCGGTTATGCGTAG
- a CDS encoding NAD(P)-dependent oxidoreductase has translation MTSSNEALQTSESPYRAAGSLAGRTILISGGSRGIGLAIAKRAARDGANIVLLAKTGNPHPKLAGTVFTAAEELVEAGGQALPLVGDVRRDEDVAGAVAAAVERFGGIDVVINNASAIDLSTTDAVEMKKYDLMQDINVRGTFLLSKLALPALRASAQGHILTLSPPLNLHPSWAGKHLAYTMAKYGMSLTTLGLAEELKADGVRVNSLWPCTLIDTAAIRNMPHGEKMVLAARGPQIMADAAHAILTGSHLAAGDAVSGNFYTDEQVLAAAGVTDFRPYSLGAPEDQLVPDIFL, from the coding sequence ATGACTTCAAGCAATGAGGCTTTGCAGACGTCCGAGAGCCCCTACCGGGCGGCTGGTTCCCTGGCGGGTCGCACCATTCTGATCTCCGGCGGAAGCCGCGGAATCGGCCTGGCCATCGCCAAGAGGGCGGCCCGGGACGGCGCCAACATTGTGCTACTGGCCAAAACCGGCAATCCGCACCCGAAATTGGCGGGCACCGTCTTTACCGCCGCCGAGGAACTGGTGGAGGCGGGCGGCCAGGCGTTGCCGCTGGTGGGCGACGTCCGCCGGGACGAGGACGTCGCAGGAGCCGTGGCCGCAGCCGTGGAACGCTTCGGCGGCATCGACGTCGTCATCAACAACGCCTCGGCCATCGACCTCTCCACCACTGACGCCGTCGAGATGAAAAAATACGACCTCATGCAGGACATCAACGTCCGCGGAACCTTCCTGCTGTCCAAGCTCGCGCTCCCCGCGCTGCGGGCCTCGGCGCAGGGGCATATCCTGACGCTGTCCCCGCCGCTGAACCTGCACCCCTCCTGGGCAGGGAAACACCTCGCCTACACCATGGCCAAGTACGGGATGAGCCTGACCACGCTGGGCCTGGCCGAGGAACTGAAAGCCGACGGCGTCCGGGTGAACTCCCTGTGGCCGTGCACCCTGATCGACACGGCAGCCATCCGTAACATGCCGCACGGCGAAAAAATGGTGCTGGCCGCCCGGGGCCCGCAAATCATGGCCGATGCCGCCCACGCCATCCTGACGGGAAGCCACCTTGCCGCCGGAGATGCGGTGTCAGGCAACTTCTATACGGACGAGCAGGTTCTGGCGGCCGCGGGCGTCACGGACTTCCGTCCGTACAGCCTTGGTGCACCGGAAGACCAGTTGGTTCCGGACATCTTCCTTTAG
- a CDS encoding acyl-CoA carboxylase subunit beta has protein sequence MSHDLTTTAGKIADFRDRQARAAQPSGLEAIEKQHARGKNTARERIELLLDEDSFVEFDALAVHRSTAFGMEKKKPLGDGLVSGYGTVDGRLVAVYSQDFSVYGGSLSQVNGEKIVKVQEFALRNGCPVVGILDGGGARIQEGVASLAMFADIFRNNVHASGVVPQISLIMGPSAGGAAYSPALTDYVVMVDKTSHMFITGPDVIKTVTGEDVDMETLGGARQHNATTGTSTYLASDETDAIEFVRELLDFLPSNNLSEAPVLGHQQELEVDDDDLALDALVPDSANQPYDMRAVVEQIVDDGHFLEMQALYAPNVMIGYGRVEGHTVGIVANQPLQFAGTLDIAASEKAARFVRHCDAFNIPIITLVDVPGFLPGKDQEFQGIIRRGAKLLYAYAEATVPKLTVITRKAYGGAYIVMGSKKLGADLNLAWPTAQIGVMGAQGAVNILYRRDLAAVAEDGGDVEARRAEVIRQYEEELLNPYQAAELGYVDAVIAPSETRVQIIKGLRALRDKRASLPAKKHGNIPL, from the coding sequence ATGAGCCACGATCTGACAACGACAGCGGGAAAGATCGCAGATTTCCGCGACCGCCAGGCGCGTGCCGCACAGCCCTCCGGCCTTGAGGCCATCGAAAAGCAGCATGCCCGCGGCAAGAACACCGCCCGCGAACGCATCGAACTGCTCCTGGACGAAGACTCGTTTGTTGAATTCGACGCCCTTGCCGTGCACCGCTCCACGGCCTTCGGCATGGAAAAGAAGAAGCCGCTGGGCGACGGCCTGGTCTCCGGCTACGGCACCGTTGACGGCCGCCTGGTGGCCGTCTACAGCCAGGATTTCAGCGTCTACGGCGGATCGCTGAGCCAGGTCAACGGCGAAAAGATCGTCAAGGTCCAGGAATTCGCACTCCGCAATGGCTGCCCCGTGGTGGGCATCCTGGACGGCGGCGGCGCACGCATCCAGGAAGGCGTGGCGTCCTTGGCCATGTTCGCGGACATCTTCCGGAACAACGTCCACGCGTCCGGCGTGGTGCCGCAGATCTCGCTCATCATGGGCCCCTCCGCCGGCGGCGCCGCCTACTCCCCCGCCCTCACCGACTACGTGGTGATGGTGGACAAGACCTCCCACATGTTCATCACCGGCCCCGACGTCATTAAGACAGTCACCGGCGAGGACGTGGACATGGAAACGCTGGGTGGCGCACGGCAGCACAACGCCACCACCGGAACGTCCACCTACTTGGCCTCCGACGAAACCGACGCCATCGAGTTCGTGCGCGAACTGCTGGACTTCCTGCCCTCCAACAACCTCTCGGAGGCACCCGTGCTGGGACACCAGCAAGAGCTGGAGGTCGACGACGACGACCTCGCCCTGGACGCGCTGGTTCCGGACTCCGCCAACCAGCCCTACGACATGCGGGCCGTCGTCGAACAGATCGTGGACGACGGGCACTTCCTTGAGATGCAGGCACTTTACGCACCCAATGTGATGATCGGCTACGGCCGCGTGGAGGGCCATACGGTGGGCATCGTTGCCAACCAGCCGCTGCAGTTCGCCGGCACCCTGGACATCGCCGCCTCCGAAAAAGCGGCCCGGTTCGTCCGCCACTGCGACGCCTTCAACATCCCCATCATCACCCTGGTGGACGTTCCCGGCTTCCTTCCCGGCAAGGACCAGGAGTTCCAGGGCATCATCCGGCGCGGCGCCAAGCTCCTCTACGCATACGCCGAGGCCACCGTCCCCAAGCTCACCGTCATCACCCGCAAGGCCTACGGCGGCGCCTACATCGTGATGGGCTCCAAGAAGCTTGGCGCCGACCTGAACCTGGCGTGGCCCACCGCGCAAATCGGCGTCATGGGTGCCCAGGGTGCCGTTAACATCCTCTACCGCCGCGACCTCGCCGCCGTAGCGGAAGATGGCGGGGACGTCGAAGCCCGCCGCGCCGAGGTCATCCGGCAGTACGAGGAAGAACTCCTCAACCCCTACCAGGCGGCAGAACTGGGCTATGTGGACGCCGTGATCGCCCCCTCCGAGACCCGCGTCCAGATCATCAAGGGCCTGCGGGCACTGCGCGACAAACGCGCCAGCCTCCCCGCCAAGAAGCACGGGAACATCCCGCTGTGA
- a CDS encoding acyl-CoA carboxylase subunit epsilon, protein MGPAQDPTEAGEARETEAAPLLSVVKGQPNAEELAALTAVVLSLGGESPAPAKSPSVRHWVRRQQLRLAPSPGPGAWKRSHS, encoded by the coding sequence GTGGGCCCAGCGCAGGATCCCACGGAGGCCGGCGAAGCCCGGGAGACCGAAGCTGCTCCGCTGCTTTCTGTCGTCAAAGGACAGCCGAACGCCGAGGAGCTGGCCGCACTCACCGCCGTCGTCCTTTCCCTGGGCGGGGAAAGCCCAGCCCCCGCCAAGTCCCCCAGCGTGCGGCACTGGGTGCGCCGGCAACAGTTGCGGCTCGCCCCGTCGCCCGGCCCCGGCGCCTGGAAGCGCAGCCACAGCTGA
- a CDS encoding dicarboxylate/amino acid:cation symporter, with protein sequence MTTQTSTPSSAGKTGFQLPKWAASFGFQIIAALVVGLGLGLLAKYTGSTKANPNALGATLQTIGSSYVSLLQTAVVPLIFTAVVSSISNLRQVSNAARLAWNTLLWFAITSLIAVLIGIGLGVLLQPGANTGITEEAKYTGKSGDWWAFLVGLFPKNFLGLGASSTVGDSGAVTTSVSFNVLQILVIAIAVGVAALKVGKAAEPFLNLNASALAVIQKVLWWIIRIAPLGTIGLIGNAVAVYGWDTIGSLGKFAVAIYVGLALVLFVVYPVLVRSHGLSIKQYFSGVWPAVQLAFVSRSSVGTLPLTQRVTERSLGVPRAYASFAVPLGATTKMDGCAAIYPAVSAIFVAQFFGIHLDFSQYVLIALVSVLGSAATAGTTGAVVMLTLTLSTLGLPLAGVGLLLAIDPILDMGRTAVNVAGQALVPTIVAKRQGILDESLYNAPRNGTPFVDDNDAAAGEPTDGISADTTPRELQDAKA encoded by the coding sequence GTGACCACTCAGACAAGCACCCCATCCTCCGCGGGGAAGACCGGATTCCAGTTGCCCAAGTGGGCGGCCTCCTTCGGCTTCCAGATCATTGCCGCCCTCGTCGTGGGCCTTGGCCTCGGCCTGCTGGCCAAGTACACCGGCAGCACCAAGGCCAACCCGAACGCCCTCGGCGCCACGCTGCAGACCATCGGCTCGAGCTACGTCTCGCTGCTGCAGACCGCCGTGGTTCCGTTGATCTTCACCGCCGTCGTCAGCTCCATCTCCAACCTGCGCCAGGTATCCAACGCTGCCAGGCTGGCATGGAACACGCTCCTGTGGTTCGCCATCACGTCCCTGATTGCGGTGCTGATCGGTATCGGCCTGGGCGTGCTGCTGCAGCCCGGCGCCAACACCGGCATCACCGAGGAAGCCAAGTACACCGGCAAATCCGGTGACTGGTGGGCGTTCCTCGTAGGCCTCTTTCCCAAGAACTTCCTGGGCCTCGGCGCCAGTTCCACCGTTGGCGACTCCGGCGCAGTCACCACCTCGGTCAGCTTCAACGTCCTGCAGATCCTGGTGATCGCCATCGCCGTCGGCGTTGCGGCCCTCAAGGTCGGCAAGGCCGCTGAGCCCTTCCTGAACCTGAACGCCTCGGCCCTTGCCGTCATCCAGAAAGTGCTGTGGTGGATCATCCGCATCGCTCCGCTCGGCACCATCGGCCTGATCGGCAACGCCGTCGCAGTCTACGGCTGGGACACCATCGGCTCGCTCGGCAAGTTCGCCGTCGCGATCTACGTTGGCCTGGCCCTGGTGCTGTTCGTGGTCTACCCCGTCCTGGTCCGCAGCCACGGCCTGTCCATCAAGCAGTACTTCTCCGGTGTGTGGCCGGCCGTCCAGCTGGCCTTCGTGTCCCGTTCCTCGGTGGGCACCCTGCCGCTGACCCAGCGCGTCACTGAACGCAGCCTCGGCGTCCCGCGCGCCTACGCTTCCTTCGCAGTGCCGCTGGGCGCCACCACCAAGATGGACGGCTGCGCGGCCATCTACCCGGCCGTGTCCGCGATCTTCGTGGCCCAGTTCTTCGGGATCCACCTGGACTTCAGCCAGTACGTGCTGATCGCCCTGGTCTCCGTGCTGGGCTCCGCAGCGACCGCCGGCACCACCGGCGCCGTGGTGATGCTGACGCTGACCCTCTCCACGCTGGGACTGCCGCTGGCCGGCGTCGGGCTCCTGCTCGCCATCGACCCCATCCTGGACATGGGCCGCACCGCCGTGAACGTTGCGGGCCAGGCCCTGGTTCCCACCATCGTGGCCAAGCGCCAGGGCATCCTGGACGAGTCGCTGTACAACGCACCGCGCAACGGCACCCCGTTCGTGGATGACAATGACGCCGCCGCCGGTGAGCCCACCGATGGAATCAGCGCCGACACCACTCCGCGCGAACTGCAGGACGCCAAGGCGTAA
- a CDS encoding TetR/AcrR family transcriptional regulator: MPTTLPSPDDQQAPQSRRELNKAATRQAITDAALGLLRAKGPGNFTVEDIADAAGISRRTFFNYFSSTDAALASIVHGFLDTAIQQLRLRPAEEPMLESAQAALVALADPKAVAPLAELFTLTQQSPLMAHSELEAWDHCRAQVFAVARERLAGTPGGQDELYVHALAGSIISCGKAAMEVWFSRRGPDLTAGSLTELRQLLIDSIALLGTGFTPAASPSATRSS, translated from the coding sequence GTGCCAACCACCCTCCCCTCCCCCGATGACCAGCAGGCACCGCAGTCGCGGCGGGAGTTGAACAAGGCAGCCACCAGGCAGGCCATTACCGACGCCGCCCTTGGACTGCTGCGCGCCAAGGGCCCGGGAAACTTCACGGTGGAGGACATCGCCGACGCCGCCGGAATCTCGCGCCGCACGTTCTTCAACTACTTCAGCAGCACCGACGCGGCCCTGGCATCCATCGTGCACGGTTTCCTGGACACCGCCATCCAACAGTTGCGGCTCCGCCCGGCAGAGGAGCCCATGCTCGAATCGGCCCAGGCGGCCCTGGTGGCCCTGGCCGATCCCAAAGCCGTCGCTCCGCTGGCAGAACTGTTTACCCTGACCCAGCAGAGCCCGCTGATGGCCCACTCCGAACTGGAAGCATGGGACCACTGCCGGGCGCAGGTCTTCGCCGTCGCCCGCGAGCGCCTCGCCGGCACGCCGGGCGGGCAGGACGAACTCTATGTCCACGCTTTGGCCGGCTCCATCATCTCCTGTGGCAAGGCCGCCATGGAGGTCTGGTTCAGCAGGCGGGGCCCGGACCTCACAGCAGGTTCCCTGACCGAGCTGCGCCAACTGCTGATCGACTCGATAGCCCTGCTGGGCACAGGCTTCACCCCCGCTGCTTCACCTTCCGCTACCCGCTCCTCCTGA
- a CDS encoding MMPL family transporter: MALLLYRLGKFSYRRRWLVISLWLAVLVAVGGSAAAFHGTLSNNFQIPGTETQRIADKLKQDLPSASGGSATIVFEAPGGGFTDQSRAAVTDALKKLQTLPEVRGTVDPFATQAQVDQAAKAITDGEQQLAAGQAQLDASRAQLDAGKAQLAAAEQQLTAAGAPAAVIDAQLGQQKAALAAGQAKLDAGTQELEANKAKLELGKRQAQAASAIRFVSEDNQAAVAQVQFNTSINGLAPAVRKQVQDIAHETSSAGVKALASKEITEDISALFGTAEIVGIAVAALVLILMLGTLIAAGLPLLMAIMGVGVGVGVTFALSGLFDMSSISPMLALMLGLAVGIDYSLFIVNRHRTQLLAGMDAEESVARANGTSGNAVVFAGLTVIIALAALVVPGLPFLTVMGLAAAGTVAVAVLVAITLTPAVLSLIGRRIISRRAWAKAEAHNAEPGHEAADLATDRQRSTRGWGGLVTRHPWVALVAGVLVLGTLALPATQLQLALPDGGSEPVDSEAYQAYDLTARSFGEGVTGPIVAVGEFPANLDAGQAQKLQYDIADKLRAVDNVVAAVPVALSEDRRTAVFQVIPKEGPASASTVKVVAELRGLNGEIQSDYGVAMGLTGQTAGNVDVSTKLGAALPPYLAIVVGLSLVLLLLVFRSIVVPLLATGGFLLSLSAAFGAVVAVYQWGWLGGVFDVANPGAVLSFLPIILIGVLFGLAMDYQVFIASGMREAYMHGSEAKEAVRVGFRHAAAVVTAAAIIMVSVFSGFIFSHLTMVRPLGFAMAFGVLFDAFVVRMTIVPAVMYLLGARSWWLPRWLDRILPDVDVEGAKLNRGPAAAAPGELVH; this comes from the coding sequence ATGGCACTCCTCCTCTACCGCCTTGGCAAGTTCTCCTACCGCCGGCGCTGGCTTGTCATCTCCTTGTGGCTCGCCGTGCTGGTGGCCGTGGGCGGCTCGGCCGCAGCATTCCACGGCACCCTGTCCAACAACTTCCAGATCCCTGGAACCGAAACCCAACGGATCGCTGACAAGCTCAAGCAGGACCTCCCGTCCGCCTCCGGCGGAAGCGCGACCATCGTGTTCGAAGCCCCGGGCGGCGGCTTCACGGACCAGAGCCGCGCCGCCGTCACAGACGCGCTGAAGAAGCTCCAGACGCTGCCCGAGGTCCGCGGCACAGTTGACCCGTTCGCCACCCAGGCCCAGGTGGACCAGGCCGCCAAGGCGATCACGGACGGTGAACAGCAGCTGGCCGCCGGCCAGGCACAGCTCGACGCTTCCCGGGCCCAGCTGGACGCCGGCAAGGCGCAGCTGGCCGCGGCCGAGCAGCAGCTCACGGCCGCCGGGGCACCGGCAGCAGTGATCGACGCCCAACTCGGCCAGCAGAAGGCGGCGCTGGCGGCAGGCCAGGCCAAGCTCGACGCCGGCACCCAGGAACTGGAGGCCAACAAGGCCAAGCTGGAGCTCGGCAAACGCCAGGCCCAGGCGGCATCCGCCATCCGTTTCGTCTCCGAGGACAACCAGGCCGCCGTCGCCCAGGTCCAGTTCAACACCTCCATCAACGGGCTGGCCCCGGCGGTCCGGAAACAGGTTCAGGACATCGCCCATGAAACGTCGTCAGCCGGCGTCAAGGCGCTGGCCAGCAAGGAAATCACGGAGGACATCTCGGCCCTGTTCGGGACAGCGGAGATCGTGGGCATCGCGGTCGCCGCGCTGGTCCTGATCCTCATGCTGGGTACCCTGATCGCCGCCGGCCTGCCGCTGCTGATGGCCATCATGGGCGTCGGCGTGGGCGTGGGCGTGACCTTTGCACTCTCCGGCCTGTTCGACATGAGCTCCATCTCCCCCATGCTGGCCCTCATGCTCGGCCTCGCCGTCGGCATCGACTACTCACTGTTCATCGTCAACCGGCACCGGACCCAGCTCCTGGCCGGGATGGACGCAGAGGAGTCGGTGGCCCGGGCCAACGGCACCTCCGGCAACGCGGTGGTCTTCGCCGGCCTCACCGTCATCATCGCCCTCGCTGCCTTGGTGGTCCCCGGGCTGCCGTTCCTCACCGTCATGGGCCTTGCGGCGGCGGGGACCGTGGCCGTGGCCGTGCTCGTGGCCATCACCCTGACCCCCGCCGTGCTGTCCCTGATCGGCCGCCGCATCATCTCCCGGCGGGCATGGGCCAAGGCCGAGGCGCACAACGCCGAGCCGGGCCACGAAGCCGCAGACCTCGCCACCGACCGGCAGCGCAGTACGCGCGGTTGGGGCGGACTGGTCACCCGGCACCCGTGGGTTGCCCTGGTGGCCGGCGTCCTGGTGCTCGGCACCCTGGCACTGCCGGCCACGCAGCTGCAGCTGGCCCTGCCGGACGGCGGCTCCGAGCCTGTGGATTCGGAGGCCTACCAGGCCTATGACCTGACGGCGCGCAGCTTCGGCGAGGGTGTGACGGGCCCGATCGTGGCGGTGGGCGAGTTCCCAGCGAACCTGGACGCAGGCCAGGCGCAGAAGCTGCAGTACGACATCGCGGACAAGCTCCGCGCCGTGGACAACGTGGTGGCCGCCGTGCCGGTGGCCCTGAGCGAGGACCGCCGGACCGCCGTGTTCCAGGTCATTCCCAAGGAAGGCCCCGCCAGCGCGAGCACCGTCAAAGTGGTCGCCGAACTGCGCGGACTCAACGGCGAAATCCAGTCGGACTACGGCGTCGCCATGGGCCTGACCGGGCAGACGGCCGGCAACGTGGATGTCTCCACCAAGCTCGGCGCCGCCCTGCCGCCCTACCTGGCGATCGTCGTCGGGCTTTCCCTGGTCCTGTTGCTGCTGGTGTTCCGCTCCATCGTGGTCCCGCTGCTGGCCACCGGCGGGTTCCTGCTGTCCCTGTCGGCGGCCTTCGGCGCGGTGGTGGCGGTGTACCAGTGGGGCTGGCTGGGGGGCGTGTTCGACGTCGCCAACCCGGGCGCCGTGCTCAGCTTCCTGCCCATCATCCTGATCGGCGTGCTGTTTGGGCTGGCCATGGACTACCAGGTGTTCATCGCCTCCGGCATGCGCGAGGCGTACATGCACGGCTCCGAGGCCAAGGAAGCTGTCCGGGTGGGCTTCCGGCACGCAGCCGCCGTGGTGACAGCCGCTGCGATCATCATGGTCAGCGTGTTCTCCGGCTTCATCTTCAGCCACCTCACCATGGTCCGGCCGCTGGGCTTTGCCATGGCCTTCGGTGTCCTGTTCGACGCCTTCGTGGTCCGGATGACCATTGTCCCGGCCGTGATGTACCTGCTGGGTGCCAGGTCCTGGTGGCTGCCGCGGTGGCTGGACCGGATCCTGCCGGACGTGGACGTGGAAGGGGCCAAGCTCAACCGTGGCCCGGCCGCCGCCGCCCCGGGCGAACTGGTCCACTAG
- a CDS encoding nucleoside triphosphate pyrophosphatase yields MHHLILASQSPARTKLLAEAGIRHTVLVSDVDEAAVQERYGVTDPHDTALLLARAKAEAVASLPEAEGALVLGCDSVFEFDGEAHGKPYTADVARDRMLRMSGNAGVLHTGHWLVDCRDTDDDGSGGRGSGATLGAVASAEVAFMDMEPAEIDAYIATGEPLHCAGSFTIDGLGGAFIRKVDGDPHAVVGLSVSTLRGLLAAANVRITDLWPAR; encoded by the coding sequence GTGCACCATCTGATTCTCGCGTCCCAGTCCCCCGCCCGCACCAAGCTCCTGGCCGAGGCCGGCATCCGGCACACGGTCCTGGTGTCCGACGTCGACGAGGCCGCCGTCCAGGAGCGGTACGGCGTCACCGACCCGCACGACACCGCACTGCTGCTCGCCAGGGCCAAGGCCGAGGCCGTGGCGTCGCTGCCGGAAGCGGAGGGTGCCCTGGTGCTGGGCTGCGATTCCGTCTTCGAGTTCGACGGCGAGGCGCACGGCAAGCCCTACACGGCCGACGTCGCCCGGGACCGGATGCTCCGGATGAGCGGCAACGCGGGGGTGCTGCACACGGGCCATTGGCTGGTGGATTGCAGGGACACGGACGACGACGGCAGCGGCGGCCGCGGTTCGGGCGCCACCCTCGGGGCGGTCGCCTCCGCCGAGGTCGCCTTCATGGACATGGAACCGGCGGAAATCGACGCCTACATCGCCACCGGCGAGCCGCTGCACTGCGCCGGTTCGTTCACCATCGACGGCCTGGGCGGGGCCTTCATCCGGAAGGTCGACGGTGACCCGCACGCCGTCGTCGGCCTGTCCGTCTCCACCCTCCGGGGCCTTCTTGCCGCCGCCAATGTACGCATCACGGATCTCTGGCCCGCGCGCTAA